From the genome of Dehalobacter sp., one region includes:
- a CDS encoding hydrogenase: MSENLSETLSVLILLSSFVLMANKRISSYIKSFRIQSMLIALAAGVMGVRSLLDEGRWDILIVCILIVVLKVIYIPGLLNRTYASVRYRVEKDFILNIPILVLVCCGLVVFSYFTLASIDGSSQGMSNMQLVNSISVIWIGLFFMISRKKALGQIIGFLVIENGLYITAMLATQGMPFIVDLGIFIDLVTFVLIMGMLTFRINDQFDSIDTDQLNNLKG; this comes from the coding sequence GCCAATAAACGAATCAGCTCCTATATCAAGTCTTTCCGGATTCAGTCCATGCTGATTGCTCTGGCTGCCGGGGTCATGGGAGTCAGAAGCCTGTTGGACGAAGGACGCTGGGATATTTTGATTGTCTGTATCCTGATTGTTGTTCTGAAAGTCATCTACATTCCAGGTCTTCTGAACAGGACATATGCCTCTGTAAGGTACAGAGTTGAAAAAGACTTTATCTTGAATATTCCAATCCTGGTTTTGGTCTGCTGCGGACTGGTTGTTTTTTCTTACTTCACGCTGGCTTCGATTGACGGCAGCAGCCAGGGGATGTCCAATATGCAGCTCGTCAACTCGATCTCCGTGATCTGGATCGGCCTTTTCTTTATGATCAGCCGTAAAAAAGCGCTTGGACAAATCATTGGCTTTCTGGTCATCGAAAACGGTCTGTATATCACAGCCATGCTCGCAACGCAGGGAATGCCTTTCATTGTGGATCTTGGGATATTCATTGACCTGGTTACCTTCGTTCTGATTATGGGCATGCTGACGTTTCGCATTAATGACCAATTTGACTCCATTGATACGGATCAACTCAATAATCTGAAAGGATAA
- a CDS encoding carbon-nitrogen hydrolase family protein: protein MSIVRTAALQLKVSPEKSENLDRLQQHLDSLAKENVDLVILPEMFNCPYQTSLFPDYAEEEGGACWQKLSSLAVKYKIYLVAGSMPEKDRENKIYNTSYVFDRQGRQIGKHRKVHLFDIEIEGGQQFRESDTLSPGNKATVFDTEFGTMGICICYDLRFPELARLMVDQGAKMIIVPGAFNMTTGPAHWEVLFRTRAVDNQVFMVGAAPARDPEAGYTSWGHTIMVGPWGNVLQQMDEREGCIIQDLDLAEVAKVRRELPLLAQRRSDLYQLTSKC, encoded by the coding sequence TTGTCTATTGTTCGAACTGCGGCGCTTCAGTTAAAAGTTTCTCCGGAGAAATCGGAGAACCTCGACCGTCTCCAACAACATTTGGACAGCCTGGCTAAAGAGAATGTTGATCTGGTCATTCTGCCGGAGATGTTTAACTGCCCATATCAGACATCTTTATTTCCTGATTATGCAGAGGAAGAGGGCGGGGCGTGCTGGCAGAAGCTCTCATCTCTGGCCGTAAAGTATAAGATCTATCTCGTTGCAGGTTCGATGCCGGAAAAAGACCGGGAGAACAAGATTTATAACACTTCGTATGTGTTTGACCGCCAAGGCCGGCAAATAGGCAAACACCGCAAAGTTCACCTCTTTGATATCGAGATTGAGGGCGGACAGCAATTTCGGGAATCGGATACCTTAAGCCCCGGAAACAAGGCTACTGTATTTGACACGGAATTCGGAACGATGGGAATCTGTATCTGCTATGACTTGCGCTTTCCGGAACTGGCGAGACTGATGGTCGATCAGGGCGCTAAAATGATTATTGTGCCGGGAGCCTTTAATATGACGACCGGGCCGGCCCACTGGGAGGTCCTGTTCCGAACCCGGGCAGTGGATAATCAGGTTTTTATGGTGGGCGCTGCTCCGGCCCGTGATCCGGAAGCCGGATATACGTCCTGGGGGCACACGATCATGGTCGGACCGTGGGGAAATGTCCTGCAGCAAATGGATGAACGCGAAGGTTGTATCATTCAGGATCTTGACCTGGCTGAAGTGGCTAAAGTCCGACGTGAATTGCCGCTGCTTGCCCAGAGAAGGTCAGACCTGTATCAATTAACTTCAAAATGCTGA
- the nuoB gene encoding NADH-quinone oxidoreductase subunit NuoB yields the protein MDGKERRVKDDTTAESGTVARRQAQNNNLSIDKIYGTSKEDKKMFKMLKKIIQYPRLTQEYPKIPASGAQFLGQTEINPEKCSFCGECVLRCPSQAIVMAKEAGIIGINYDACIFCVLCEEVCPAGAVTTTNQFELAEKDKAMLHVDKSVSVKNQTLMIDENNLPDTSYEAVCSDLEAKIKKMFGRSLQIREVDSGSCNGCDYEINALNNPVNDIERLGISFVASPRHADMLLVTGTATRNMQQALVKTYHAAPDPKLVVAVGACACSGGIFKDSYATNNGIDTIVPVDVYIPGCPPRPQAIIYGILKALDRMK from the coding sequence ATGGATGGCAAGGAGCGACGGGTCAAGGATGACACAACGGCCGAAAGCGGAACTGTGGCACGCAGACAGGCCCAAAATAATAATTTATCTATTGATAAAATATACGGTACGAGCAAGGAAGACAAAAAAATGTTTAAGATGCTAAAAAAAATCATCCAATACCCAAGGCTTACCCAGGAATATCCAAAGATACCCGCCAGTGGCGCCCAGTTCCTGGGGCAGACCGAAATCAATCCTGAAAAGTGCAGTTTTTGCGGGGAATGTGTCCTGCGCTGTCCCTCTCAGGCAATCGTGATGGCTAAGGAAGCAGGCATCATTGGGATTAACTATGACGCGTGCATCTTCTGTGTGCTGTGTGAAGAAGTCTGTCCGGCAGGTGCAGTAACGACCACCAACCAATTTGAGCTGGCTGAAAAGGATAAAGCAATGCTCCACGTGGATAAGAGCGTATCTGTCAAAAACCAAACGCTGATGATTGATGAAAACAACCTGCCTGACACTTCCTACGAAGCGGTTTGCAGTGACCTGGAAGCAAAGATCAAAAAGATGTTCGGCCGGAGTCTGCAGATCAGAGAAGTCGATTCCGGTTCCTGCAACGGCTGTGATTATGAGATCAATGCGCTGAATAATCCCGTCAACGATATTGAAAGGCTCGGAATCAGTTTTGTGGCGTCGCCAAGACATGCCGACATGCTTTTGGTGACAGGCACTGCAACCAGAAATATGCAGCAGGCGCTGGTGAAGACGTATCATGCAGCACCTGATCCGAAGCTCGTCGTAGCAGTGGGTGCCTGCGCCTGCAGCGGTGGCATTTTTAAGGACTCCTATGCCACCAACAACGGCATCGATACCATTGTACCGGTCGATGTGTATATCCCCGGCTGCCCGCCACGGCCTCAGGCCATTATTTACGGCATCTTGAAAGCGCTGGACCGGATGAAGTGA
- a CDS encoding hydrogenase 4 subunit F yields MGFLLLVIPIIALLLLFILKPKRLQHLVSVSSAVLLLIIAAILTHNVILYGAIAYSWLGGFFYLDALSMMILDIVLTIGLMAAIFSIGYLEEEVRQDKLPAPKIRLYYMLMVTFIFTMILALTVKNMGLMWIAIEATTLASAFLVGFYNNRYALEAAWKYVIICSVGIAVALLGIILLHLSSAGILESGSFLDWTALYANAASLKSSVLRLAFIFILVGFGTKAGLAPMHTWLPDAHSQAPSPISAMLSGVLLNSAMYGIIRTTAIVNHNQGSSSFTGRLLIAIGILSIATAAIFILTQKDYKRLLAYSSIEHMGIIAVAIGIFTPLSIFGGLLHMINHSLTKSMLFLSAGNIMQKYDTKQIFKIKGILKTLPVSGTVFLLGLFAIAGTPPFNVFASEFSITAAIFNQSSLWVGMVFILLLAAVFAGIAVTLFKMFYGEPDSTEAAAAKTGEINILGTICLVILLAAVTVGGVYLPETVRELIIQAQGIILGTI; encoded by the coding sequence ATGGGCTTTTTACTTCTGGTCATTCCAATCATTGCCTTACTGCTGCTCTTTATACTTAAACCGAAGCGGCTGCAGCACCTCGTCAGTGTCTCATCAGCCGTGCTGCTGCTGATCATCGCAGCTATCCTGACCCATAACGTCATACTGTATGGAGCGATTGCTTATTCTTGGCTGGGCGGATTTTTCTATCTCGATGCCCTGAGCATGATGATTCTGGACATTGTCCTGACGATAGGTTTGATGGCGGCCATCTTTTCGATTGGTTATCTTGAGGAAGAAGTCAGACAGGATAAGCTGCCGGCCCCAAAAATCCGACTGTACTATATGCTGATGGTGACTTTTATTTTTACGATGATATTGGCGCTGACAGTCAAAAACATGGGTCTGATGTGGATTGCGATCGAAGCGACAACGCTGGCCTCAGCCTTTTTGGTCGGCTTTTATAACAATCGTTATGCGCTTGAAGCTGCCTGGAAGTATGTGATTATTTGTTCTGTCGGTATTGCGGTTGCCCTGCTCGGTATCATTTTACTGCACCTTTCTTCGGCCGGAATATTGGAGAGCGGCTCATTTTTGGATTGGACGGCGCTGTATGCCAACGCGGCATCCTTAAAAAGTTCTGTTCTGCGCCTGGCCTTCATCTTTATTTTGGTCGGATTCGGGACGAAAGCCGGCCTTGCTCCGATGCATACCTGGCTGCCTGATGCGCACAGTCAGGCTCCATCACCGATCAGTGCTATGCTGTCCGGTGTTCTTCTGAACAGTGCGATGTATGGCATTATCCGGACGACGGCCATTGTGAATCACAATCAGGGAAGCAGCAGCTTTACCGGGAGGCTCCTCATCGCGATCGGGATTTTATCGATTGCTACCGCGGCTATATTTATTCTGACGCAGAAGGATTATAAACGGCTTCTGGCTTATTCCAGTATTGAACATATGGGAATTATCGCTGTTGCGATCGGGATCTTTACACCGCTGTCTATTTTCGGCGGGCTGCTGCATATGATTAACCATTCGCTGACCAAGTCCATGCTGTTTTTATCTGCCGGCAATATCATGCAGAAATATGACACCAAACAGATTTTCAAGATCAAAGGGATTCTGAAAACGCTGCCTGTTTCGGGAACGGTCTTTCTGCTCGGTCTGTTTGCAATTGCCGGAACCCCGCCTTTCAACGTATTTGCGAGTGAATTCAGTATTACCGCCGCAATTTTCAACCAATCCAGCCTTTGGGTCGGAATGGTGTTCATTCTGCTTCTGGCGGCTGTATTTGCCGGCATCGCTGTGACGCTTTTTAAAATGTTTTATGGTGAGCCGGACAGTACGGAGGCTGCTGCTGCCAAAACAGGAGAAATCAACATTCTCGGAACAATCTGCCTGGTCATTCTGCTGGCAGCCGTTACAGTCGGCGGGGTTTATTTGCCGGAAACAGTCCGGGAGCTGATCATTCAGGCCCAGGGAATTATCCTAGGTACAATCTAA
- a CDS encoding PadR family transcriptional regulator, whose product MMPMMMSINYAILGILSTQSLTGYDLKKIIQDSSFMYWSGNNNQIYKALVELLNLGFVTNEIQMQESSPAKKIYTITAEGIVELKKWVLSTPEIAEIKKTFLIQLAWSDLLNDEELKSLLLAYEEQIKMQIILEKEKSRRGRFSPARSKRELTMWEMIQENIISSCENELSWLETVRNKLSGDFQQ is encoded by the coding sequence ATGATGCCCATGATGATGTCCATTAATTATGCGATTCTGGGAATTCTCAGTACGCAGTCTCTGACGGGGTATGATCTGAAAAAAATTATTCAGGATTCATCGTTTATGTATTGGTCCGGCAATAACAATCAGATCTATAAAGCCTTGGTTGAACTGCTGAACCTGGGTTTTGTGACCAATGAAATCCAGATGCAGGAAAGTTCACCTGCCAAAAAAATATATACGATCACGGCAGAGGGGATCGTAGAATTGAAAAAATGGGTGCTTTCAACACCGGAAATCGCGGAAATCAAAAAAACCTTTCTGATACAGCTTGCCTGGTCGGATCTCCTGAATGATGAGGAATTAAAAAGTTTGCTGTTGGCATATGAAGAGCAAATTAAAATGCAGATCATCCTGGAAAAAGAGAAAAGCCGCAGAGGCAGGTTTTCACCAGCCAGAAGCAAAAGGGAACTTACTATGTGGGAGATGATTCAAGAGAATATCATTTCATCCTGTGAAAATGAACTGAGCTGGCTGGAAACCGTCCGGAATAAGCTTAGCGGCGATTTTCAGCAATAA
- a CDS encoding NADH-quinone oxidoreductase subunit C, with amino-acid sequence MALVNEILLKIEVEMMKASELKQILAEKFCVAELTDIGKKNRNSHDHELYLNTASESIPGICAYMNKELGYPLVLMFANDEQSQNSCFGVYYVFADRQDALLLVIKVSVSPDKMEIPSVSNIIQAAAAYEREIKDLFGIIPIGHPDAKRLVFHSNWPNGVYPLHKAFPAGYRPQRAAEEISFCKVEGEGVYEIPVGPVHAGIIEPGHFRFSVAGEPIINLEAQLYFVHKGIEKLAEQQSIEKCLYISERISGDETFANSLAYCQAIEKIAGIEVPVRAAYTRVIFAELERLTSHLGDLGGVCLDAAYGFATFQFRMIRGWAYALADELCGMRFLRSVNKPGGVRKDFVAGKETSLIGQLNKIRCELEDTVEIIKANSLFIDRIENTGILDQKIAADLNTVGPGGRASGLRYDVRKSFPYAAYPQLKFNIPEHYNGDINCRLNTKIEECFESINLMVQAINQMPSGKVLEPVEAVEPYRFAFGLTEAPRGENIHWLMTGENNTVYRYKIRTPSFCNWPALCHAVKGNIVPDFPLINKSFNLSYAGNDL; translated from the coding sequence GTGGCACTAGTAAATGAAATATTGCTGAAAATAGAGGTAGAGATGATGAAGGCATCCGAATTAAAACAAATACTCGCGGAAAAGTTTTGCGTTGCAGAGTTGACCGATATAGGCAAGAAAAACAGGAATAGCCACGATCATGAGCTTTATCTGAATACAGCTTCGGAAAGTATTCCCGGAATATGCGCCTACATGAATAAAGAACTGGGTTATCCGCTCGTCCTGATGTTTGCCAATGATGAGCAAAGCCAGAATTCCTGCTTTGGCGTTTATTACGTTTTTGCGGACAGACAGGATGCGTTGCTTCTGGTGATCAAAGTGTCGGTCAGTCCTGACAAAATGGAAATACCGTCAGTCAGCAATATCATTCAGGCTGCGGCAGCGTACGAGCGGGAAATCAAGGATTTATTCGGAATCATCCCGATAGGCCACCCGGATGCCAAAAGACTGGTTTTTCATAGCAACTGGCCGAACGGGGTTTATCCGCTGCATAAAGCTTTTCCAGCCGGATACAGACCGCAGCGGGCGGCAGAAGAAATCAGTTTTTGCAAGGTTGAAGGGGAAGGGGTCTATGAGATTCCCGTTGGACCTGTCCATGCCGGAATCATCGAGCCGGGCCATTTTCGTTTCAGTGTGGCCGGAGAACCGATCATCAATCTTGAAGCACAATTGTACTTTGTCCATAAAGGAATAGAGAAACTGGCCGAACAGCAAAGCATTGAGAAATGCCTGTATATTTCGGAACGGATTTCAGGAGATGAGACCTTTGCCAATTCCCTGGCGTACTGTCAGGCCATCGAAAAGATTGCCGGAATCGAAGTTCCGGTCAGGGCAGCCTACACCCGGGTCATTTTTGCCGAGCTGGAGAGGCTGACCAGCCATCTTGGCGATCTCGGCGGGGTTTGTCTTGACGCTGCTTACGGGTTTGCAACATTTCAGTTCCGGATGATCAGAGGCTGGGCCTATGCCTTAGCTGATGAACTGTGCGGCATGCGCTTCCTGAGAAGTGTCAATAAACCGGGCGGGGTACGCAAAGACTTTGTGGCCGGGAAGGAAACCAGTTTGATTGGTCAGCTGAATAAAATCCGCTGTGAGCTCGAGGATACTGTCGAGATTATCAAAGCCAACAGTTTATTTATTGACAGAATTGAAAATACCGGTATTCTAGATCAGAAAATTGCTGCCGATTTGAATACGGTCGGCCCCGGCGGCCGGGCTTCAGGACTGCGCTATGATGTTCGAAAATCTTTTCCATATGCGGCATATCCGCAGCTCAAGTTCAATATTCCGGAACATTACAACGGCGATATTAACTGCCGGCTGAATACCAAAATAGAGGAGTGCTTTGAATCCATTAACCTGATGGTCCAGGCAATCAATCAAATGCCCTCAGGGAAGGTTCTGGAACCTGTTGAAGCTGTTGAGCCGTATCGCTTTGCTTTTGGTTTGACCGAAGCCCCGCGCGGCGAAAACATCCACTGGCTGATGACAGGCGAGAACAACACTGTGTACCGCTATAAAATCAGGACGCCGTCTTTCTGCAACTGGCCGGCCCTCTGTCATGCAGTCAAAGGCAATATTGTGCCGGACTTTCCGCTGATCAATAAAAGCTTTAACCTTTCCTACGCAGGGAACGATCTCTAA
- a CDS encoding DMT family transporter, translating into MQKQKFAVFQALLAAALFGISTPLSKLLLSHLSPIMIAALLYLGAGTGMFALRLIIKANRPLSKEAGIARNDLPFTIGMVILDMSAPILLLVGLSTTAAANVSLLSNFEIAATALLALWLFKETIGKRLWTAIILITASSILLSLKDLQGLSFSAGSIFVLLACLCWGLENNFTKMLSLKDPMQIVVIKGLGSGTGSLLIAFVTKQMTAGYSYILFTLILGFFAYGLSIFFYVRAQRDLGAARTSAYYAIAPFIGVGLSFIVAKEPITSNFIMAAILMIFGAYYAAREKHDHQHRHEVLCHDHRHHHGDGHHTHVHGDFTSGEHSHPHEHETIQHAHHHAPDMHHKH; encoded by the coding sequence ATGCAGAAACAAAAATTTGCAGTATTCCAGGCACTCCTGGCAGCTGCACTTTTCGGTATAAGCACGCCATTGTCCAAATTGTTATTGTCCCATTTATCGCCGATCATGATCGCTGCACTTCTTTATCTGGGTGCTGGCACCGGCATGTTCGCGCTGCGATTGATCATTAAAGCAAATAGGCCGTTATCTAAAGAAGCAGGTATTGCCAGGAACGATCTGCCCTTTACAATTGGAATGGTGATTTTGGATATGAGTGCGCCTATTCTGCTCCTGGTCGGATTGAGTACGACTGCGGCTGCTAATGTATCTCTATTGAGCAATTTTGAAATCGCGGCGACCGCACTTCTTGCCTTGTGGCTCTTTAAGGAGACAATCGGGAAAAGACTTTGGACAGCAATCATTCTCATTACGGCTTCCAGCATACTCTTATCTTTAAAAGATCTTCAAGGACTTTCTTTTTCGGCAGGTTCCATATTTGTCCTGCTGGCCTGTCTCTGCTGGGGATTAGAGAATAATTTTACGAAAATGCTTTCGCTGAAAGATCCCATGCAGATCGTCGTCATTAAAGGATTGGGGTCTGGAACAGGTTCCTTGCTTATTGCCTTTGTCACCAAGCAAATGACAGCCGGTTACAGCTATATACTTTTTACGCTAATACTGGGATTCTTCGCTTATGGCCTCAGTATCTTTTTCTATGTCAGAGCCCAGAGAGACCTCGGGGCGGCCAGAACAAGCGCCTATTATGCCATTGCACCGTTTATTGGCGTCGGCTTATCTTTTATTGTCGCCAAAGAACCCATAACAAGCAATTTTATTATGGCAGCTATTCTAATGATATTTGGGGCCTATTATGCGGCTAGGGAGAAACATGACCATCAACATCGTCACGAAGTGTTGTGTCATGACCATCGCCATCATCATGGTGACGGCCATCATACCCATGTTCACGGTGATTTTACATCAGGGGAACACAGTCATCCGCACGAACATGAAACCATACAACATGCACATCATCATGCACCGGATATGCATCACAAGCATTAA